In Archangium violaceum, the following are encoded in one genomic region:
- a CDS encoding AAA family ATPase: MPAPETPGQTSLFNVPRKRVPFLTRVRLRNYRSIAACDVELGPLTFLVGPNGSGKSNFLDALRLITDALRTSLDHALRDRGGVHEVRRRSSGHPTHFGIRIEFQLPDGEWGHFSFEVGARSHGDYAVQREECKVGNARYLVREGEVVIKPTPIAPPGSDDRLYLVNAAGLPEFRPVFDVLSNMGFYNLNPDKIRALQAPDKGELLARDGLNLSSVLERLEKLDGGSTKRRIEEYLSRIVPGLEGVDPKRVGHMETLEFRQHVEGSKDPWRFPAINMSDGTLRALGILVALLQARVEDRVRLVGIEEPEVALHPAAAGILRDALRDGSRHAQVIVTSHSPELLDASDVSAEEIVSVVAEKGKTFIARLDEATRSSLKDRLYTAGELLKTNQLTPELEAVPEPNQLHLFELEA; the protein is encoded by the coding sequence ATGCCAGCGCCTGAGACTCCTGGGCAGACCTCCTTGTTCAACGTGCCGAGGAAGCGCGTACCGTTTCTGACACGCGTACGGCTGCGCAACTACCGCAGCATCGCCGCATGTGACGTGGAGCTCGGGCCCCTGACGTTCCTCGTGGGTCCGAACGGTTCCGGAAAGAGCAATTTCCTGGATGCGCTGCGGCTCATCACCGACGCTCTGCGGACTTCACTCGATCACGCCCTGCGAGATCGCGGTGGTGTGCACGAGGTGCGTCGGAGGTCCAGCGGCCATCCCACCCACTTCGGTATCCGGATCGAGTTCCAGCTCCCCGACGGGGAGTGGGGGCACTTCTCATTCGAGGTGGGCGCGCGCTCCCATGGTGACTATGCGGTCCAGAGAGAGGAGTGCAAGGTAGGGAATGCACGGTACCTCGTGCGTGAGGGCGAGGTCGTCATCAAGCCCACCCCCATCGCGCCACCGGGCTCGGATGATCGCCTGTACCTCGTCAACGCCGCGGGTCTGCCGGAGTTCCGTCCCGTGTTCGACGTGCTCTCGAACATGGGGTTCTACAACCTGAATCCGGACAAGATTCGAGCTCTTCAAGCTCCCGACAAGGGCGAGCTGCTCGCACGCGATGGTCTCAACCTGTCGAGCGTGCTCGAGCGCCTGGAGAAGCTGGACGGAGGGAGTACGAAGCGGCGCATCGAGGAGTACCTCAGCCGTATCGTGCCGGGGTTGGAGGGTGTGGATCCCAAGCGCGTCGGGCACATGGAGACCCTGGAGTTCCGTCAGCACGTCGAGGGCTCCAAGGATCCCTGGCGCTTCCCGGCGATCAACATGTCCGACGGGACCCTGCGGGCGCTGGGTATCCTCGTTGCCCTCCTCCAGGCCAGGGTCGAGGATCGTGTGCGCCTCGTGGGTATCGAGGAGCCCGAGGTCGCGCTGCATCCCGCTGCGGCGGGAATCCTGCGAGATGCCCTTCGCGATGGCTCACGGCATGCGCAGGTGATCGTGACGAGCCATAGCCCTGAGCTCCTCGATGCTTCCGATGTCTCCGCCGAGGAGATCGTCTCGGTCGTCGCCGAGAAGGGGAAGACCTTCATTGCCCGGCTCGACGAGGCCACGCGCTCCTCTCTCAAGGATCGGCTCTACACGGCCGGCGAGCTGTTGAAGACGAACCAGCTGACGCCCGAGCTCGAAGCCGTTCCCGAGCCCAACCAGCTCCACCTCTTCGAGCTGGAGGCCTGA